AAAGATATATACTTGATTTTGCCATTGATTTAAGCATATTATTattggaagagaagaagagaagggtTTGTGTTGTATGTTGAAGAGAGAGTTAGGAAGATGGAAGGAGCAGAGGTGGAGCTAGAGAAAAGAAGCTTGTTCCTGAAAAGCTTGATACAGAAGAAGAAATGCATAGAGCAACAAGAGCAGCATGACCATCTCCACAAAAACAATGTTAGAGTCAGAGCTTCTGATATGCCTCTCTCTTTGCAGAACCTTGCCTTTCGTTGTGCCCGCCATCACCTTGATTCCATGCCTTCCAACAAGCTTGACAGCAAACGTTTGGCTCTTGCCCTCAAGAAGGTCACTAACCACTACTCTTTTTTCCAGTTACCACTTAGTAATTTATTGAGATCTGTGAATATGTATCTGTTGTTGCCTTGTTGGCAGCTTTCACTCTTTCAGATGAATCTTTCTTTGATCTGTTTCTTAGTTTTCTTGATTGTAATGTTTGCTCATGGTTTACCCTGTCTTTGTTTTTGAAATATAAGAGATTTCACTTGGCATGCTTTGTTTCATTTGACATCTTCATTCTCAATATGTAGAGAGCCTCTGTGAACTGTGAAGAATGTCAGCCAAGTACATTCCCCAGATTGCATTTTAGGCCTTCTGGTTCTGCAACTAACTATAGGTTTGAAGTTTGTCACTATCAATGAATGAATATATGGTCCCTCATTTCATTAATTTGGGGTTCCAGGTTTGGTAGATGATATTAGTTCAAGTTGCAATTTTAGAACTATAATTATATGTGACACCCTATAGTAGCACATTTCTTAGATAGGGGATTATTTAGTTGATAGATTTATAGGATTTGAACTAGATCAGTTTGTAACCAAATTTGCTATTAGAATTACTTGCAAAATGTTTGGGCTATTTTTGGTCACGATATTATCCTTGTATGAATGACTTGAATTGAATGGGTTATGAGTTATGACAGAAAGATGGTGACTGGTGTTGCAGGAGTTTGATTCTTCATATGGACCCGCTTGGCACTGCATTGTGGGAACTAGCTTTGGGTCCTATGTGACTCACTCTGTTGGTGGTTTCTTGTATTTTTCCATTGACAAGGTTTATATCCTTCTGTTCAAGACAGCTGTTGAACCATTGGACCGTTGATAACATCCTGTTATCAACTTTTATTTGATGCATATTTCCTTGGCAAactcaatataaaaaatttccAACCAACTCATCATATGTAAAATTACAAACTAAGAACTATAAAGACGTGTTCTGCAATGTGTCTAATGCAATTTTCGGCTATGGGAGTGCATTTGAGTATATAATTTGTTCAGAAAATTCATAGGACATTCTATCATTTTTCATAAAGCTTGTATTACCAAGACCAAGCATCTGCTCTTGAGTAGCATTAAAAACAATAGGAAaagttataatataaaaatttgcaAAAAGCATATCATATTAGTAATTTGTCAGTATTTGATGAAAGTGAATCTGCacgattaaaataaaataaaacaaatagtTTCACAGCTCTAACAAGTTATTGTGAAGAGAAATATGCAAATTATAAGAAGGGTGGAAAACCAACACAGCTAATTTTGGATTAAATGCTATCTGCTAACTAGCtgagtattattattattgtacttGTCTCTATGCttgtcaaaaaattatttaccaCTGCTAGTGAGGTTTGATTGCACTATTCGTTTGTTGCATATTAATATTTACATATTTCAAAAGATAACGACAAGtttcaattaattatttgtgGTTTGCGTTGAGACACCTCATCCAATAATGAATCAACATCTGTCTAGTCTATCCCCTTCTCCAACTATACGTTTCACATACACAAATATGCATAGATAAATAGATATAAAGATACATAAATTTTATAGAGGAGTGCTATACATATAAGTCATTTTTGTTTACTAAGTCTTATAAGTTGGGCCTAACACGCGCgttacagaagaagaagaagtgtgaatataaatgacttgtatgatTTGTATGGAAAAACGTTCTCTCTTGACCTTCAatctctttctgtttttttttcgattttcatggtttctgaaatcaagctttaaaattgttttgaagatgatgaaacttcaaaaatacacccgaacgattacaaaaatacacccaaacgattataaaaatacatccaaaggattacagaaatacatccaaacagttacagaaatacacccaaacgattacagaaatacacccaaaggatttaagaaatacacccaatatAAGGAGAGACAGTAAATTTCTTCTTGAAatcaatacacccaaagaattatagaaatataccgaaaggattacaaaatacaccaaaaaattttaagaaatacacccaaaattcattgaagtacaccttatgcataactcagaactctttctctttttcctcctcatcttctgctgctgcttctttttcaaaaacgatttcagaatgtcaaaaaacaatagaaaccgagaataacgaagaaagaaaacaaagagaaaagcatgtaaatgaagaggaagaggaagaagaacgtgtagcaagaagaaggaggagaaagagaaggcaagaaacgtaCTTCGTTTTTTCTGGTGATTTTGataaaggagaaagagaaaacgaaaagacgagaaaaaatttcaataaaaaagagggaggaagagaataaaaagagacacagagaaagaagaagaggaagagaaaatacggagaaagaaaaagaagaaaaaaaagtacaaaaaaacGTGAAACGACGTGTTTATAAATGACTTATATGACTTGTATAAAAATCACTTGTATgtgaaaaattattcaattttataatatatttgacaataatataaaagacacacatatacaaattaaatgtcaattttattttttgtgttttatgtattaataattttaagaataattaaaaattaaaaattaaattgtgtCTTATATATTATATCTCCGTATCTTAACTTTAagaaaaaacattaaatacataaattttatatgtatttatgtACCACCGTTTCTATCTCCCCATGTCTCAGCAAACAAACACAACTCAAGATAATAGATAATGGTTGGCACGCAAGTGTGATACAATAGAGAAATATGGATCAAGAGTCTTCTCCTCACGAGGCCATGTTTCTGGTGTTAGGTTACCTTCCAGTCTACGAGCTTTTATTGATGTCTCAAGTTTGCAGGTCACTGAGAGATGCACTGAACAACGATGTGCTGCCATGGCTAAACATCCTTGTTCAAAGGCCTCTCAGTTCTCGACTCTCTGATCACACTCTCATCAACATCACCTCCAAGGCCAATGGTGGCCTCAAAACACTCTCTCTCATCAACTGCATCCACATCACGAACCACGCCCTTCAAACCCTCGTTCGTCAAAACCCTCACATAACAAAGGTATATATTTATTTGTGCCTCAATTAAATTAGGCTAGGATTGGATTCTGTTTCTGGAATCGAGATATTCTAATTTGTAAATATTTGATTCGGAGGTGTAGCTGCACATACCAGGATGCAGCAGCATAACCCCCGAAGGAGTCGTAGCAGCCGTGACAACACTCTGCCATGGAAGCAATTGCTTAAGAACCTTGAGAATTAACGGCATCTATAACCTAAACAGGGAGCATCTACGCACGCTGGCTTCTTGCCTTAACAACAACCTTCAATTAGAGCAGCAACCTCCTCTCTTCTATCACGAACGCCACAGAGAAAGGGAGAGGATTATTGATTTGGAGGCATGTCCCAAGTGCTATGAGGCGAGGGAGGTTTATGACTGCCCGAAGAGAGAGTGCGagtgcagagcatgcagtttctGTATTCCAAGATGTGAAAACTGTGGTGGCTGCATTGCATCAGAACAAGTGGAAGAGGCTGCTTGTTCAGATATCTTGTGCCTTAATTGCTGGTTACATGAGCGTCCCAAATGCAGTTTCTGTAACAAGCCATACTGTAGGCAACACACTTCATGGTGGCCCAATTCTTCTGACTCTACATTCGTTTGTAGAGTTTGCCAAGAAAATTCAAGTGGATATACCTACATGGATGACTTTATGTAATCATCAATAACTTATTCACATTTATCTATGTATATGAATAAGCTGCTGGGCGTTGTTTCCCCTGTTAATATGCCTATGATACTATGATTAAAATGTTGCTGATAGTATCTCGCGTCTAGCATGAAGCATAATTTAGTGCGCAAttaatttaacactaaaacagACAAACTAACCTCCATTTGATAGGGTCATATATTACATGGAAATGGAAGATTATTACAGTAAGTGTGAAAGGACGATACTAAAACATAAAACTACGCCTCTATGGCCCTATTCATATTCACATAGTTAGTTACATGATGCAATTTCCCTATTCAACTAAAACACCATCATCCATCAGGCAGCTGCAGTGCCCTTCCTGGCCCTCTTTGCCGGAGACTTTAGCGACTTTGGCTGCTTCGGCTTTGCCGGCGTCGACACCTTCTTCGTCTTCTTAACACCACCCTTCGCCGCCACGGAGGCACTCCGCTTGGGGCGCTGCTGCGGTTTCTGCTGCTTCATCGAGATTTCCTTCTTGTCCTTCTTGGCGGCACCGGAGAGCTTGTAGGAGGCCTTGATCTTAAGGAGGTTCCCTTTGGCGGTTTGGTTCTTGAGCTGCAACGCAAGAATCTTCCTGAAATTCTCGGGCAGCACCGCCTTGTGCTTCTCCTCCATGTACTTAGCTATCGCGTAAGGGCTCGAACCGCCTTTCTCGTTCAAAGCCACCAACGCCTCCTTAATCATCTGCAAATCAACAAAAACCCACCGCCAACACTTATTAACTTCTCCTCAATTCACATGATCAACTATAACCGATACCAAttaacctaaaattgtgaaccACGATCAAGGCAAGTACCTGAAAATATGGAGGGTGAGAAGCGGTTTTGGCCTGTTTGGGCTGCTTCTTGGGAGCCTTGGGCTTTTTCTCCTTGACTGACTTCGGCGGCTCCGTCGGCTGTTCAACGGCGGCGGGTGCAGACATTTTCGATGACATGATCACTGAGAAACAATTTGAGTAGTGTAGTCTTGAAACGGTAGATTCTAGAAATAACTGAACCTACGCTTTGGCTTTATATAGAGGCATATCATAGCTGGGGAGAAGAATCAGCGCGGGAGATATTTTACTATGCTATTGGTGGAGTCACTGGGAACGAGGATTGCCAGCGTGTCAAAGGAGAGATCTAGAACGTACACGTGGTCACAATATTAGCGTTGTTTGCGATGCTGTGGACGTACGTGGTTTTTTCCTGGAATGACAACGCCACAAAGGTGCACTCTGTTTTGGTTATGCTTTTGAGCATTGTTTCAGTTTGGGCTAAAAACGGAAAAAAACAGTGTGTTTTCTTGCTGGTTTTGGTCTTCCTTTTATTCTCACTGTTTTTTGCCTTTCGcctaaaaaatatttggagATTAATGATAACAGATAATTGATTACAATGCGGGTTAAATCACACAAAATGGTAAGTATGTAGATCTTATAAGGATACAGTAATTGATGACAAATAATTAGTCTGGTTGTGTTTGTACAAAAAATTCAATGAAAAGTGATGGTGTAATTGTCAATATACATTTGATCAACGTGGCCACTCTAAATTTTCTACAAAACCAAACACAAAATTGGTAGTTGAAGGGCATGTCTGATGTCTCTACTCTCTCTTTCTGAGCTCTCTATCCATAAATGATATTAATATGTAGCTAGTTTTACATGACAAATACATTCAAAAGTAAAGCAACTAAGATCACAGAGCTTGTGAAAGATCCACCATTGTAGTGATATTGTGACAAGCAACCTGAACTTGTGGAGTTGGATGGGGCCAGTAATGTGCCATTTATTTTGGAGCCTTTTTTACCAAAACTGCAGTTCACAAATATGCAACCAAAAAGAGTAATAAATAATTGAACAAAGATAAAACACTCAGCAGGGAAACAAAATATAAAGCCATTTATACCTTCCAGGAAATATACAAGAACCATGACCTGTAACAATTACAATGCAAAATATATCAGTCATAATTCACTCTTCTTGCTAAGGTTTATCAAAACCTGGTTAGCATGTGGGTATAAACATGCATATTTATGTGTAAGGGTGTGGAATAACTTACTTGGGTCAGTGGTGGTGATGCTTGCAACCCCTTTGAAATCACAAGTCCCAGGAGATTTAGCCATCTTCTGATAATATGCA
The genomic region above belongs to Arachis duranensis cultivar V14167 chromosome 3, aradu.V14167.gnm2.J7QH, whole genome shotgun sequence and contains:
- the LOC107481471 gene encoding F-box protein SKIP28, yielding MDQESSPHEAMFLVLGYLPVYELLLMSQVCRSLRDALNNDVLPWLNILVQRPLSSRLSDHTLINITSKANGGLKTLSLINCIHITNHALQTLVRQNPHITKLHIPGCSSITPEGVVAAVTTLCHGSNCLRTLRINGIYNLNREHLRTLASCLNNNLQLEQQPPLFYHERHRERERIIDLEACPKCYEAREVYDCPKRECECRACSFCIPRCENCGGCIASEQVEEAACSDILCLNCWLHERPKCSFCNKPYCRQHTSWWPNSSDSTFVCRVCQENSSGYTYMDDFM
- the LOC107481476 gene encoding dynein light chain 1, cytoplasmic; this encodes MEGAEVELEKRSLFLKSLIQKKKCIEQQEQHDHLHKNNVRVRASDMPLSLQNLAFRCARHHLDSMPSNKLDSKRLALALKKEFDSSYGPAWHCIVGTSFGSYVTHSVGGFLYFSIDKVYILLFKTAVEPLDR
- the LOC107481475 gene encoding histone H1, which codes for MSSKMSAPAAVEQPTEPPKSVKEKKPKAPKKQPKQAKTASHPPYFQMIKEALVALNEKGGSSPYAIAKYMEEKHKAVLPENFRKILALQLKNQTAKGNLLKIKASYKLSGAAKKDKKEISMKQQKPQQRPKRSASVAAKGGVKKTKKVSTPAKPKQPKSLKSPAKRARKGTAAA